One Triticum dicoccoides isolate Atlit2015 ecotype Zavitan chromosome 4B, WEW_v2.0, whole genome shotgun sequence genomic window carries:
- the LOC119291927 gene encoding uncharacterized protein LOC119291927 isoform X1, whose product MQAVMDPGDARGIDILTSIAADLHLEPRSRSVVVDGTSSDPICGEGQAADEPKFVQVESNLVQTRLLKVGNAGSYPGMGLRQGQQQARRALFKHVCRTLKASTPPDTLLLCTLEKVSLKKHLYTLHEILP is encoded by the exons ATGCAAGCTGTAATGGATCCGGGAGATGCTCGTGGCATCGACATTCTGACATCAATCGCCGCCGATCTGCATTTGGAACCAAGATCCAG ATCCGTAGTTGTCGATGGTACCTCATCCGATCCGATCTGCGGTGAAGGGCAAGCAGCCGATGAACCTAAATTTGTCCAAGTCGAATCGAATCTTGTGCAAACCAGACTCCTGAAGGTTGGAAATGCAG GAAGCTATCCCGGGATGGGCTTAAGGCAAGGGCAACAACAAGCAAGACGAGCTCTATTCAAACATGTCTGTAGAACTCTGAAGGCAAGCACGCCCCCTGACACTTTgctcctgtg TACATTGGAGAAGGTCTCACTGAAGAAACATCTCTATACACTACATGAGATCTTGCCATAA
- the LOC119291927 gene encoding uncharacterized protein LOC119291927 isoform X2 has protein sequence MQAVMDPGDARGIDILTSIAADLHLEPRSRSVVVDGTSSDPICGEGQAADEPKFVQVESNLVQTRLLKVGNAGSYPGMGLRQGQQQARRALFKHVCRTLKYIGEGLTEETSLYTT, from the exons ATGCAAGCTGTAATGGATCCGGGAGATGCTCGTGGCATCGACATTCTGACATCAATCGCCGCCGATCTGCATTTGGAACCAAGATCCAG ATCCGTAGTTGTCGATGGTACCTCATCCGATCCGATCTGCGGTGAAGGGCAAGCAGCCGATGAACCTAAATTTGTCCAAGTCGAATCGAATCTTGTGCAAACCAGACTCCTGAAGGTTGGAAATGCAG GAAGCTATCCCGGGATGGGCTTAAGGCAAGGGCAACAACAAGCAAGACGAGCTCTATTCAAACATGTCTGTAGAACTCTGAAG TACATTGGAGAAGGTCTCACTGAAGAAACATCTCTATACACTACATGA